Below is a genomic region from Henckelia pumila isolate YLH828 chromosome 3, ASM3356847v2, whole genome shotgun sequence.
gatataagCCCTCTTACAGTATTCGATTTATAACAAATCGTGCAGAACTTGATGTTGATGGTAAGCCTCAAACGTGAGCAGAAAACTTCTTCCACAATAGAACAGAATGCTTTCTTTGAAACTGGAACAGAAACCTTGCTCTGCTTGAACTGCTGCTATCGAACTGGTATTGCTTCTGCTAGTCCTCGAAAGTGGCAGAAGGTTGGAACTCAAAATGTGCAGAGTTTTACTCAGTTTTTGTGTTCGAAATTGGTGTGATCTCCCTGCTAAATCTGCCACTATTTATAGGTGTAAGAAACAGCTGAAGGGACTCCCATTCATGGCCAAAAACTCATATTAACAGCCATCATTCTTCATTATTGCAGCTGTTACAATCTCTTGATTTCTAGCTGTTACACTCCTTGGCTGATACATGCAACACTAATTTGCATACTCATTGTGGCTGTTACAATTCTAGCCTATGACCAAAAAACGTGGCTTCACATTCCTCCCACCTTGAgagaagtttcgtcctcgaaacttggatTGGGTTGTTCTTCAAAGAGAAATGGGTATAGCTTTCGCATCTTCTCCTCTaactcccaagtggcttccctTTCCGTGTGATTAGACCACTGAATTTTTACGTATGGAATGGTTTTTCTTCTCAACACTTGATCCTTGGTATCCACTATTCGTATTGGAACTTCTTCATACTTGAGCTCTTTTTTCAGATTCCCTTCAATTACCAGAGGTTCAATTTCAAGGACATGACTGGGATCTGGGATGTACTTCCGTAATTGAGAaacatggaaaacattgtgaATCCTTGACATATCTGGTGGTAAGGCCAGTCTATACGCCAAGGTTCCTACtttgtccagaatctcgaatggTCCGACGTATCTAGGATTCAATTTTCCAGCTTTTCCAAATCGAACAACTCCTTTCATGGGTGAGATGTTTACATACGCCTTTTCACCTGCTTCAAATTCCAACGGTCGTCTTTTCATATCAGCCCAACTCTTTTgtcgatcttgagcagctttgagtCTTTCCTTGATGATAGTTACTTTCTCTACCGTTTCTTGAATCAATTCAGGCCCAGTGATGGCTTTCtctccgacttcatcccagtaTAAAGGTGAGCGACACTTCCTCCCATATAATGCTTTGTATGGTGCCATACCAATACTGCTgtggtaactattgttgtaagcaaaTTCGATGAAAGGCAAGTGTTCACTCCAGTTACAACTAAATTCTAGAGCATAAGTcctcagcatatcctccaatgtttGGATTGTTCTCTCTGTTTGGCCATCAGTTTGAGGGTGATAGGCCGTACTGAGAGTGATCTTGGTTCCCATTGCATTCTGAAAGCTTTTCCAAAATCTGGACGCAAACCTCGGGTCCCTATCTGACAAAATACTAGCAGGTACGCCATGTAATCTTACGATATTGTCCATGTACAGGGTAGCTAGTTTATCCAGGTTGTAGTTCATGCGGACCGGTAGGAAATGCGCTGTCTTTGTAAGTTTATCTACAATTACCCATATTCCGTCAtgactctgccttgacttgggTAAACCGACAacaaatccatagaaatatgttcccacttccattctggaatttCCAAAGGTTGAagtaatcctccaggtcgttgaTGTTCAGCTTTGACTTTCTGACAGACCTGACATCGCGACACAAACTCAGCAACATCCTTCTTCATTCCATTCCAccaaaaatttccttttaaATATCGATACATCTTGGTGCTGCCGGGatgcactgaaaattttgatttgtgtGCCTCAGACATCACCTCATGACGAATATTATCGATGTTGGGTACACACAATCGTCCTTTCACCCACATAACTCCATTGGAATCTATTTCAAGATTTGGTGTCTTTCCTTCTCCTGCTTGCTCCCTGAGTTTTGCTAAAGAAGGATCGTGGCTTTGTTTCAATTTGACTGTTTCTCGAAGACATGGTTGTGCTGAGAGTGAGGCTAAGATTACCTTACTCATGTTCTTCCGACTTAGAGCATCAGCTACCTTATTTGCTTTTCCAGGGTGATAGCTTATTGTcaagtcataatccttcaatagttcaatccaccttctctgtctcatattcaattcttttTGAGTAAACAAGTACTTGAGACTTTGATGATCAGTAAATATTTCACACTTTGCAccgtaaagataatgtctccaaatctttagTGCAAAGACCACTGCGGCTAATTCAAGGTCATGCGTAGGATAATTTTGCTCATACGGCTTTAATTGTCTTGAAGCATAAGCAATTACCCTTCCATCTTGCATGAGCACGCATCCCAATCCTCCTTTTGACGCGTCGCTATAGATGACAAAATCTTTGCCTTCAGTTGGAAGTATCAATACTGGTGAAGATGCCAGCTTTTTCTTCAGAATTTCAAAGCTCTGTTCACACGTTTCATCCCAGTTGAACTTAGAGTTCTTTTGTGTGAGTTTGGTGAGAGGTATAGCTATCGAAGAAAAACCTTCCACGAATTTTCGATAATAGCCAGCCAAACCTAGAAAGCTTCGGATTTCAGTTACAGTTTTTGGTCTAGGCCAATCCATAACTGCCTCCACTTTCTTGGGATCCACAGATACTCCGTCTTTGGATATTATATGGCCCAAGAAGGTGACGCTCtttagccaaaattcacacttcttgaatttggcaTAAAGTTCTTTCTCTCTTAGCATCTGGAGAGTGAGTCGGAGATGTTCTTTGTGGTCTTCTTCACTTGGTGAATATACgaggatgtcgtcaataaatACCACCACAAACTTGTCGAGGAACGGCTTGAATACTCTattcatgagatccataaatACTGCCGGTGCGTTAGTTAACCCAAAAGGCATCACCATAAATTCGTAATGCCCATACCGTGTCCTAAAAGCTATTTTCGGAACATCTGCTGACTTGACTTTCAATTGATGATAGCCTGACCTTAGATCGAGCTTGGAAAAGACTGTAGCTCCTTTgagctggtcaaacaaatcatcaattcttgggagggggtacttgttcttgattgtgatctTATTGAGTTCTCGATAGTCGATACACAACCTCATACTCCCATCTTTCTTTTTCACAAATAGGACCGaggctccccaaggagatgcaCTTGGTCGTATTTGCTTTTTATCCAACAATTCTTGGAGTTGCTCTCTTAATTCTTTCAGCTCTGCTGGAGCCATTCGGTATGGTGCTTTTGAGATAGGTGCAGCACCAGGTACTAGATTAATTTCAAATTCCACTTCACGGTCGGGCATTACCCCAGGAAGTTcttcaggaaacacatctggaaattcttgAACTACAGGAATATCTTCTAATGAAAGTGCAACTTCTTCCTTTACTTCGCCTACCACTGCTAGGTATACTTCTTCGCCACTTTTCATAGTTTTCCAAGTTTGAGAAGCAGATAAAAGGGACTTCTGCTCCTTGAATTTGCCATGATAAATGACTTCGTCGAGATTTGCAGCTTTCAATTTGACATTCTTCATGCGACAATCTACTAAAGCATGGTTATTTGCTAGCCAATCCATTCCTAAAATGGCATCAAATTCTACCATGGGTAGTTGAATGAGTTCAGCTTGAAATATGTGTTCACTAATTGTCATTACACAATCTCTGTGAACCCTATGTGTTTCAATTGTTTTGCTAGTGGGAGTTGCTACTCTAAAAGGTTCCACCAGTATCTCAGGAGTAAGTCCTAACTTCTTAGCAAACCTCTTAGATATAAATGAATGTGTAGCAccacaatcaaacaatacataaGAAGAAGTTTTGTTGATTAGAATGGTACCTGCTACAACGTCATTTGCATTCTCGACTTCTTCTTGTGTTACCGCAAAAACTCGGGCATTTGGCTTGTTCTCTTTTGGTTTATTCGTAGCAAAACTGCCTTTTGCCTCAGCTTCTTTGCCTTTGTTTTCTGGACAATCTGCAATGCGGTGTCCAGTCTTCCCACATCCAAAACAGGCGCCACTTGCTCTGCGGCATTCTCCAAAGTGTTTAAATCCACAGGTactacatgtttggatttcttgatagcTTGGTTTTGAAGGAGCGCTCTTGTTTGTTCCAGTAAACTGATATGGTTTCttgaatgtctgttttcctGTTGAAGATTGCCCCACAAGAGGTCTCTTGTTCGTGTTCTCACCATCCCTTCGGTTGATATCGATCTCAGCTCGAATTGCAGCTCCCATTAAATCAGCGAAACTTGTGGCATGGTAAACTGCTAAAGCTGTCTGAATACGACTGCTCAAACCTCTTTTGAAACGGTGCATTTTCAAGACATCATCAGCCATGATAGTAGGAGCATACGTtccaattgaattgaattttgaagtgtATTCAACCACTGACATATCCTGAGTCTGAGTGAAATTTTCGAACTCACTTAATTTTTGCAATCTGACTTCCGCAGGGTAATACTGCTTCAGGAACACATCCTTAAATTGTTGCCACGTGATTGGACCAGCTGCTATCATAGGTGGTGACACTGCCTCCCACCACTTGGCTGCTTTTTCTTCCAAGAAGGGTGTTACtacatccaccttaaactcatcAGGGATCTCGAGTAGGCGGAGTTGAGTCTCGATATTCTTGAGCCAATATTGGCCAACCTCAGGATCTGGATCTCCTTTAAAGGTTTGGGCTCGGTTCTTTCTCAGTGACTCATAATGATACTTCACCCCATGCACCTGTGGTAGTGGGTTGCCATTTGCAGGCGGGTTTCCCAACCCTTGAAGGGTGTTAGCCACAATGGCTGCTATAGCCGCCAAGTCAGCATGATTTAGGCCTAATACTTGCggtggcggcggcggcggcggcggcggcggcagcGGAGGGTTCCCTTCATTGTTGTTGTTGCGGTTTCTATAGCGTGGGTTACGATTGTTGCGTACTGGTCTCTCATCCATGTCCTACATACGTAAAAGTTTCTAAGATTCTGATAGATTTATGgtttagaaaaataaattaacaagttGAACACATAGGTAAACAAAAGACCATTCATTGAATTTCAGAATAACAACCGAATTGAAATAACAACTGATAGTTTTGGAATTGAAAGCAACAACTGATTTGGAAATAAGTGACAAGAAATCATAGctgaataaaaactaatgcatcCATACTAATCTAAGTCTATAACTTCTCCATCTCCCAGAACATCGGCGGCCACCTCCTCCACCTCAATCTCTTCCGGATCCTCCTCAGGTTCCTCCTCGGAATCCTCTTCTTGCAGTTGATTCACGGCCTGGAGTAGAATGGCATTATGATTATTCAAGTTTGCCACTGTACCCTGCAATTGCTGGACTTGAGCTTCCAGCTGTTGGATGCGATCTCGCATCTGTTGACGACGCTGCCCATGTTCTGCGCAGGACTGCTGCCTCAACTGCTTCTCATGTTCCACTTGTTTAGACAAGTGGCTAACAATACCAGACAGCTCTGCTATGGTGTCCTGTGCTGTCCCCAATCTGTCTTTCGACTGCTTATGTTCTATCTCAGCTGCCTCCATTTTTCCTTTCGTTTTGTTATGCTCTTCTTCAGACTTAATCACTTGGTTGCGCAGAGCTTCTTCACGAAAATGGTTAAGGTCCATGTCATCACGAAGATATATGTTGTCCCCCCTCACTTGCTCTAACTCATAGAAGTACTGGTTGGCCCTCTTCTCCCATTCACGCTGCTCACGTCTAGCAAGAACTACCTTAGCGCAAAGTCGAGTAATCTTATGCTTCTGGTTATCAATAACCAGTTGCTTCATGCGAAAGATGGAATGGGCACGAGTACGAGGAAAACTGGGCGCCATTTCCTGAAAGAAAACAAATGGAAAGGCAGGGcttagaacaaaaaaaaaaagatatatcagAATTCAGCAATTACACAATACATGAACAGTTTGCAATAATTACAAACGAAACGGGACTTTTCGgaaaaattttctaaaaatggaaaattttgagatttttaattGAGCTGACAGTATCGATTGTGAGGATCACGACACAATCGACGgaattggatttcgagttttttataaaaagttatAAGCATTCTAAATCTTTCCTAAAACGGCAAAAACGCGATTTCGGAGGCCTAAACGAAGGAATTCGGCCAAAATTCGAGTTACATCACGACAAAATGAAATTTTGTGGTGACTTTGGTTTGTGAGATCGTTTCGGAGGGGACTACATTGGCCCTTTGGTCTACTGTGAGAAACTGCAAAAAAATTTCTAAGGTATTCCCACCCGGATTATGAACCtggcggctctgataccacaaaAATGTCACGCCCCGTGATCGGAACGTAGCATCGGCGttgtaaacaattttaaatcgtAAAACAAAAAGCCATGTAGTACATAAACAGCCTTCAACCAGTCTTTACAAATCCAGTAATGTCTTTACAATAACCAAAATATGATAATAGCGGAAGCGAAATATAAGCGATAATAAAACTAATAAGACTGCTAGCAATTCCATAAATTTAgacttgatcaccaaccccagaatGCGTTTTTCTCATCATCATCCAACTGCTCTTCAGTATCTGGGAAGGGAAGTAAGGgggatgagtgttttgggaaacactcagcaagaggGGGCCAATCGTACATGCAAATgacgaatatacatatatataggagttcaaAGGAAGCACGTTCAACACATGTCGCAACATAGATCAGAACAAGGCATGACTTGAAACTGAGCATCAATACATATCATGAATATCACATAAACTTAGACATagcactgttattcatctcgttaatcatggctaccgatcagtccctaatttttactcctctaagggggcgaggccttaaacggttattataacccaccgcatcagggccatatcatatcttatcattttTTCGGAATTCCTTATCCACTTCttaagtcgaattctaacagtgCATAACAAGGAGTTTCATAGAACAAACATGTACGAATTTCAAAGAAGTATGAACCAGGCCATGTACGATTGAATTTTCACAAACACGATCATGAACgtatttaaaacatatatagatataagCCCTCTTACAGTATTCGATTTATAACAAATCGTGCAGAACTTGATGTTGATGGTAAG
It encodes:
- the LOC140889767 gene encoding uncharacterized protein, producing MDERPVRNNRNPRYRNRNNNNEGNPPLPPPPPPPPPPQVLGLNHADLAAIAAIVANTLQGLGNPPANGNPLPQVHGVKYHYESLRKNRAQTFKGDPDPEVGQYWLKNIETQLRLLEIPDEFKVDVVTPFLEEKAAKWWEAVSPPMIAAGPITWQQFKDVFLKQYYPAEVRLQKLSEFENFTQTQDMSVVEYTSKFNSIGTYAPTIMADDVLKMHRFKRGLSSRIQTALAVYHATSFADLMGAAIRAEIDINRRDGENTNKRPLVGQSSTGKQTFKKPYQFTGTNKSAPSKPSYQEIQTCSTCGFKHFGECRRASGACFGCGKTGHRIADCPENKGKEAEAKGSFATNKPKENKPNARVFAVTQEEVENANDVVAGTILINKTSSYVLFDCGATHSFISKRFAKKLGLTPEILVEPFRVATPTSKTIETHRVHRDCVMTISEHIFQAELIQLPMVEFDAILGMDWLANNHALVDCRMKNVKLKAANLDEVIYHGKFKEQKSLLSASQTWKTMKSGEEVYLAVVGEVKEEVALSLEDIPVVQEFPDVFPEELPGVMPDREVEFEINLVPGAAPISKAPYRMAPAELKELREQLQELLDKKQIRPSASPWGASVLFVKKKDGIFMDLMNRVFKPFLDKFVVVFIDDILVYSPSEEDHKEHLRLTLQMLREKELYAKFKKCEFWLKSVTFLGHIISKDGVSVDPKKVEAVMDWPRPKTVTEIRSFLGLAGYYRKFVEGFSSIAIPLTKLTQKNSKFNWDETCEQSFEILKKKLASSPVLILPTEGKDFVIYSDASKGGLGCVLMQDGRVIAYASRQLKPYEQNYPTHDLELAAVVFALKIWRHYLYGAKCEIFTDHQSLNYHPGKANKVADALSRKNMSKVILASLSAQPCLRETVKLKQSHDPSLAKLREQAGEGKTPNLEIDSNGVMWVKGRLCVPNIDNIRHEVMSEAHKSKFSVHPGSTKMYRYLKGNFWWNGMKKDVAEFVSRCQVCQKVKAEHQRPGGLLQPLEIPEWKWEHISMDLLSVYPSQGRVMTEYG